The following proteins come from a genomic window of Methylosinus sp. H3A:
- a CDS encoding DUF692 domain-containing protein: MPIGRMSRFGLGLRPVYYGEILETKPKIDWFEVITENFMIPGGRPLATLERIRRDYPIAMHGVSMSIASTDPLDLDYLHALKSLADRFEPWWISDHLCWTGVHGVNLHDLLPFPFTREALTHVVERTGRVQEIVKRRLVIENISSYVSSPSSEMEEWTFLSELARRSGCGLLLDVNNVYVSACNHGFEAEIYIDALPIEPIIQLHLAGHSDKGVMKIDTHDAPICDEVWTLYARAKRRFMGASTLIERDDNFPALSDLVSELDRARRIESEILVLEQAL, encoded by the coding sequence ATGCCTATCGGACGAATGTCGCGCTTCGGTCTCGGATTGAGGCCGGTCTATTATGGCGAAATCCTCGAAACCAAGCCGAAGATCGACTGGTTCGAAGTCATCACCGAAAATTTTATGATTCCCGGCGGCCGGCCGCTCGCCACATTGGAGCGAATCCGGCGCGACTATCCGATCGCGATGCATGGCGTTTCGATGTCGATCGCCTCCACTGATCCGCTCGATCTCGACTATCTGCATGCGTTGAAGAGCCTCGCCGATCGATTCGAGCCATGGTGGATTTCGGACCATCTCTGCTGGACGGGCGTTCATGGCGTCAATCTCCATGACCTTCTTCCCTTTCCCTTCACGCGAGAGGCGCTGACGCATGTGGTCGAGAGAACTGGGCGCGTGCAGGAGATTGTGAAGCGACGGCTCGTCATCGAGAACATATCGAGCTATGTGAGCTCGCCTTCGTCAGAAATGGAAGAATGGACCTTTCTGTCGGAATTGGCGCGGCGTAGCGGCTGCGGGCTTCTTCTCGACGTCAATAATGTCTATGTGTCCGCTTGCAACCATGGATTCGAGGCGGAGATCTATATCGATGCGCTGCCGATCGAGCCGATCATTCAGCTCCACCTCGCGGGTCACAGCGATAAGGGCGTCATGAAGATCGATACGCATGACGCGCCGATCTGCGACGAGGTTTGGACACTCTATGCTCGCGCGAAGCGCCGCTTCATGGGCGCGTCGACCTTGATCGAGCGCGACGATAATTTTCCGGCGCTGTCCGACCTCGTGAGCGAGCTCGATCGAGCGCGGAGGATCGAAAGCGAAATTCTGGTCCTGGAGCAGGCGTTATGA
- a CDS encoding DNA-binding domain-containing protein gives MTLADFQSAFQNRILAGMDSAQSQKESIGIGVYVDAYRLRLASAVASDYPALRNSMEESEFEELVLAYIESTRSTTPNLRWYSRGLPEFMMEDARWRHLTGETSLACLERALDDAFDSADAAIGSADELSALGPQDMFRLRFEFQPSLRLLTLENGTCGRYEALSGGEEPTVFGEDHESVLIWRRSGDCFYRLLEEDESFALTLAREGKSFGDLCELFAFRENGEGVDRQSAVFLSRWLADELVSAITLTD, from the coding sequence ATGACATTGGCTGATTTTCAGAGCGCGTTTCAGAACCGCATCCTTGCAGGAATGGACAGCGCGCAGTCACAGAAGGAATCGATTGGAATTGGCGTCTATGTGGACGCCTATCGTCTGCGGCTTGCGTCGGCTGTCGCCTCGGACTATCCGGCGCTGCGCAACTCGATGGAAGAGAGCGAATTCGAAGAGCTCGTCCTCGCTTATATCGAGTCGACGCGATCGACGACGCCAAATCTGCGCTGGTATTCGCGAGGACTCCCGGAATTCATGATGGAAGACGCGCGTTGGCGCCATCTCACCGGTGAAACCTCGCTCGCCTGTCTCGAGCGTGCGCTCGACGACGCGTTCGACTCCGCCGACGCGGCAATCGGCTCGGCGGACGAACTGTCCGCGCTCGGACCGCAAGACATGTTTCGTCTGCGATTCGAGTTCCAACCGAGCCTTCGTCTGTTGACGCTCGAGAACGGAACCTGCGGCCGCTATGAAGCTCTGTCTGGCGGTGAAGAGCCCACCGTGTTCGGAGAAGACCACGAATCAGTCTTGATCTGGCGAAGGAGCGGAGACTGCTTCTATCGACTGCTCGAAGAGGACGAGAGCTTCGCGCTGACATTGGCGCGCGAGGGAAAGTCCTTTGGTGACCTCTGCGAATTATTCGCCTTTCGTGAGAATGGAGAGGGCGTCGACCGGCAGTCGGCGGTTTTCTTGTCGCGATGGCTCGCGGATGAGTTGGTCTCGGCGATCACTCTCACGGATTGA
- a CDS encoding outer membrane protein, with protein sequence MKHKFTVSIGMLLSSTIANAADLPSRKASPDFVPPAVAFLWTGPYAGVNVGYGFTDRSGFDGVLGGGQLGYNVQATPLFVLGLETDFQGTDISERSGGPFSRRRRIEWFGTARGRIGVTPFAVPALFYGTGGFAYGRAQPSFGGDGVRTGWTAGGGVEWAFRPDLSAKIEYLYTDLSDEAGGWWADARRNQFHTVRAGLNYHFDLFAQTPVVAKF encoded by the coding sequence ATGAAACACAAATTTACGGTCAGCATCGGCATGCTGCTGTCGTCGACCATTGCAAATGCAGCCGATCTGCCTTCCCGAAAGGCCTCGCCGGATTTTGTGCCCCCCGCTGTGGCTTTTCTTTGGACCGGCCCCTATGCCGGCGTGAACGTCGGCTATGGATTCACCGACCGCTCCGGATTCGACGGCGTGCTCGGCGGCGGACAGCTCGGCTATAATGTGCAAGCGACGCCCTTGTTCGTGCTCGGATTGGAGACCGACTTCCAGGGAACCGACATTTCGGAGCGGAGCGGCGGTCCATTCTCGAGGCGTCGGCGCATCGAATGGTTCGGCACGGCTCGCGGCCGGATCGGCGTCACGCCTTTCGCCGTTCCCGCGCTCTTCTATGGAACGGGCGGATTCGCCTATGGCCGCGCGCAACCGAGCTTTGGAGGCGATGGGGTGCGAACCGGATGGACCGCTGGCGGCGGAGTCGAATGGGCGTTCCGTCCCGATCTCTCGGCGAAAATCGAATATCTCTACACCGACCTTTCGGATGAAGCAGGCGGCTGGTGGGCGGACGCTCGGCGAAACCAGTTCCACACGGTGCGCGCCGGCCTCAACTACCATTTCGATCTGTTCGCGCAGACGCCAGTCGTCGCAAAATTTTAG
- a CDS encoding metallophosphoesterase: protein MINDLHSPDRRRALKCMAWGGSGVLWTLVGGVPASKLVGAAHGETTKGFSFVQISDTHIGFDKAANNDVAGTLNETLAKIGGLSERPVFLLHTGDITHLSKPKEFDDADQLIGASRLAVHRVPGEHDVLDERTGEAYLARYGKGTRGDGWYSFDAGGAHFIGLVNVLHLEGAGLGRLGAEQLAWLAADLAARSASTPIVIFAHMPLWSIASEWGWGTQDSAQALQLLTRFGSVTILNGHIHQIAQKVEGNLVFHTARSTAFPQPEPGTAKAPGPKVVPAEQLRSFLGLTSVTIRGGAHRLAIADTTLAR, encoded by the coding sequence ATGATCAATGATCTTCATTCGCCAGATCGCCGCCGTGCGCTGAAATGCATGGCCTGGGGAGGCTCGGGCGTGTTGTGGACTCTCGTCGGCGGCGTGCCGGCGTCGAAGCTCGTCGGCGCGGCGCATGGAGAGACGACGAAGGGCTTTTCCTTCGTTCAGATTTCCGACACGCATATCGGCTTCGACAAGGCGGCCAACAACGACGTCGCCGGGACATTGAACGAGACGCTCGCAAAAATTGGCGGACTGTCCGAGCGTCCGGTTTTTTTGCTTCATACCGGCGACATTACGCATCTTTCCAAGCCGAAGGAGTTCGACGATGCGGATCAGCTGATCGGCGCGTCGCGCCTCGCCGTGCATCGCGTTCCCGGAGAACATGACGTCCTCGATGAGAGAACGGGCGAAGCCTATCTCGCGCGCTATGGGAAAGGGACACGAGGGGATGGCTGGTATTCCTTCGACGCCGGCGGCGCGCATTTCATCGGCCTCGTCAATGTCCTGCATCTCGAAGGCGCGGGGCTCGGCCGTCTCGGGGCGGAACAGCTCGCTTGGCTCGCGGCGGATCTCGCTGCGAGAAGCGCGTCGACGCCGATCGTCATATTCGCTCACATGCCGCTCTGGTCGATCGCGAGCGAATGGGGTTGGGGCACGCAGGACAGCGCGCAAGCGCTTCAATTGCTGACGCGCTTCGGCTCGGTGACGATACTCAACGGCCACATCCATCAGATCGCTCAGAAGGTCGAAGGCAATCTTGTCTTCCACACGGCGCGTTCCACGGCCTTTCCGCAACCTGAGCCGGGAACGGCCAAGGCGCCGGGTCCAAAGGTCGTGCCCGCGGAACAGCTGCGCTCCTTTTTGGGCTTGACCAGCGTGACCATTCGCGGCGGCGCACATAGGCTGGCCATCGCCGACACGACGCTGGCTCGATGA
- a CDS encoding cupredoxin family copper-binding protein: MSKSAFAIASALAFVGVLIASIAHAGNERTIDIGEFAFAPSEIRVETGARIVFVNHDDTPHNVVDRNGAFRSKALDTGESFSIVFDKPGEITYFCGLHPQMTGKVIVTPRSDRQG; encoded by the coding sequence ATGTCGAAATCTGCTTTTGCGATAGCCTCTGCTCTCGCATTCGTCGGCGTTCTCATCGCCTCGATCGCTCATGCCGGGAACGAGCGGACGATCGATATCGGCGAATTCGCCTTTGCGCCTTCGGAAATTCGCGTGGAGACCGGTGCGCGAATTGTCTTCGTCAATCACGACGATACGCCGCATAATGTCGTCGACCGGAATGGCGCCTTCCGTTCGAAGGCGCTCGACACCGGCGAGAGCTTCTCGATCGTCTTCGACAAGCCGGGCGAAATCACCTATTTTTGTGGCCTTCATCCGCAGATGACGGGCAAGGTCATCGTGACTCCTCGAAGTGATCGACAAGGATAG
- a CDS encoding sigma-70 family RNA polymerase sigma factor: MPHLDDAYSLARWLTGNATDAEDVVQDACLRALAALESAEVAHPRAWLLAITRNVAFTWLAKNRPRDLVLAGGAEDAGTHDGASPHCDEPSPEAALIEAADRRSVEAAIAALPIPFREALVMREVNGLSYREIADATGAPIGTVMSRLARARALLIDRLGRVSL; this comes from the coding sequence ATGCCTCATCTCGACGACGCCTATTCGCTGGCGCGCTGGTTGACCGGCAATGCGACGGACGCCGAGGATGTCGTGCAGGACGCCTGCCTGCGCGCGCTCGCCGCGCTGGAGAGCGCCGAGGTGGCGCATCCTCGCGCCTGGCTGCTGGCGATCACGCGCAATGTCGCCTTCACCTGGCTCGCCAAGAATCGGCCCCGCGACCTCGTGCTGGCCGGCGGGGCCGAAGACGCCGGGACACATGATGGCGCCTCTCCCCACTGCGATGAGCCGTCTCCAGAGGCTGCGCTGATCGAGGCCGCGGATCGGCGTAGCGTCGAGGCGGCGATCGCCGCCTTGCCGATCCCGTTTCGTGAGGCTCTCGTTATGCGCGAAGTCAATGGTTTGTCCTATCGTGAGATTGCCGACGCCACGGGAGCGCCGATCGGCACCGTGATGTCGCGGCTCGCGCGGGCGCGCGCACTGCTGATCGATCGACTGGGGAGAGTGTCGCTATGA
- a CDS encoding anti-sigma factor has protein sequence MSENEKQNRALLLQADFDQELDAAGAVKAERLLAGDAFARGDRERLDALRRTLRRHAAREAAPETLRTRLLVQMESSNGQGRIAAGYRRLAPQSWRVYAGSIAATIVVTLGLQHLVAELAAPDRFMPYVVASHMRSQISGQPVDVASSDQHTVKPWLASKLPLAVTVVDLAAAGFPLVGARIDIVGATPVPTLVYKRREHLVSVAELQPRSVNYPEVPALRMMEGYPVVVWKEKHRTYAAISDLPPAELEAFVAAFRRAASKIESVPARN, from the coding sequence ATGAGCGAAAACGAGAAGCAGAATCGGGCGCTTTTATTACAAGCCGACTTCGACCAGGAGTTGGATGCGGCGGGCGCGGTGAAGGCCGAGCGCCTTCTCGCGGGCGACGCCTTCGCTCGTGGCGATCGCGAGCGGCTCGACGCGTTGAGGCGGACCCTGCGCCGCCATGCCGCGCGCGAGGCGGCGCCCGAGACGCTGAGGACGCGCCTGCTCGTGCAGATGGAGTCTTCGAACGGGCAAGGACGAATTGCTGCGGGCTATCGTCGCCTTGCCCCGCAGTCTTGGCGCGTCTATGCGGGCTCGATCGCCGCGACGATCGTCGTGACGCTCGGACTTCAGCATCTCGTCGCGGAACTCGCCGCGCCGGATCGCTTCATGCCCTATGTCGTCGCGAGTCACATGCGTAGCCAGATATCGGGGCAGCCGGTGGATGTCGCATCGAGCGACCAGCATACGGTGAAGCCATGGCTCGCCAGCAAACTGCCGCTCGCCGTCACGGTGGTCGATCTCGCCGCCGCGGGATTTCCTCTCGTCGGAGCGAGGATCGATATCGTCGGCGCCACGCCGGTTCCGACGCTCGTCTACAAGCGTCGCGAGCATCTCGTTTCGGTGGCGGAGCTGCAGCCACGATCGGTAAATTATCCGGAAGTCCCTGCGCTGCGAATGATGGAGGGCTATCCGGTCGTCGTTTGGAAGGAGAAACATCGCACTTATGCGGCGATATCAGATCTTCCGCCGGCGGAGCTCGAGGCGTTCGTCGCGGCCTTTCGGCGAGCCGCGTCGAAAATAGAGAGCGTGCCTGCTCGCAATTGA
- a CDS encoding LysR family transcriptional regulator, with the protein MDRFDTISAFIAVVDHKGFAPAARTLGISAPMATRLVAALEERLGVRLLQRTTRSVGLTDAGARFLERARRIVADLEEAERLAENERSEPRGRLSVSAPLMFGRMHVGPLISRYMTEHPQLSVELSLSDRFVDLVEEGVDLALRIGHLSDSALVARKLGAARRVVVGSPAYLEAGGGAPITPADLDRYRLISCTALTPVARWRFWSGSQAFDVETRPAYVTNSAEAAICHAERDGGLTIAVGYQVADLVRAGRLQVALADYEPEPLPIQFVYPSARLLSAKVRALIDLAGRACDWSFVDF; encoded by the coding sequence ATGGACCGTTTCGACACGATTTCCGCTTTCATCGCGGTCGTCGATCATAAGGGCTTCGCGCCGGCGGCGCGGACGCTCGGCATTTCGGCGCCGATGGCGACGCGGCTCGTCGCCGCGCTCGAGGAGCGGCTCGGCGTGCGGCTTCTGCAACGCACGACCCGCTCGGTCGGTCTGACCGATGCGGGAGCGCGTTTCCTCGAGCGCGCCCGCCGCATCGTCGCCGATCTCGAGGAAGCCGAACGTCTCGCCGAGAACGAGCGGAGCGAGCCGAGGGGGCGATTGAGCGTCTCCGCGCCGCTGATGTTCGGACGCATGCATGTCGGGCCGCTGATCTCGCGGTACATGACCGAGCACCCGCAGCTCAGCGTCGAGCTCTCGCTCTCCGATCGCTTCGTCGATCTCGTCGAGGAAGGCGTCGATCTCGCTCTGCGCATCGGGCATTTGTCCGATTCTGCGCTGGTCGCGCGCAAGCTCGGCGCTGCGCGACGGGTCGTCGTCGGCTCGCCGGCCTATCTCGAGGCGGGCGGCGGCGCGCCCATCACTCCGGCCGATCTCGACCGCTATCGCCTCATCTCCTGCACAGCGCTGACGCCGGTGGCGCGCTGGCGCTTCTGGTCGGGGTCGCAGGCGTTCGATGTCGAGACACGCCCGGCCTATGTGACCAACAGCGCCGAAGCGGCGATCTGCCATGCGGAAAGAGACGGAGGCCTGACGATCGCGGTCGGATATCAGGTGGCCGATCTCGTGCGCGCAGGCCGGCTGCAAGTGGCGCTGGCGGACTATGAGCCCGAGCCTCTGCCGATCCAATTCGTCTATCCGAGCGCGCGATTGCTGTCCGCGAAAGTCAGAGCGCTGATCGATCTCGCCGGACGGGCGTGCGATTGGAGCTTCGTCGATTTTTGA
- a CDS encoding carboxymuconolactone decarboxylase family protein — protein sequence MSRISTPAAIESAPAAARPLLEAVKAKLGVAPNFYRLVANSPASLEGLIGLNGALAKGALDARTRERIAVAIAEFNGCGYCLSAHAYIGKTLVKLDDTEIGANRDGRSADPKAEAALRFALEVARKRGHASDADLAAVRAAGFGEGEIIEIIFHVGLNTLTNYINEVADTLVDFPVLETRRVA from the coding sequence ATGTCCCGTATCTCGACTCCCGCCGCTATCGAATCCGCCCCCGCCGCCGCCCGCCCATTGCTCGAGGCGGTGAAGGCGAAGCTCGGCGTCGCTCCGAATTTCTATCGTCTCGTCGCCAATAGCCCGGCGAGCCTCGAAGGCCTCATCGGATTGAACGGCGCGCTGGCCAAGGGCGCGCTCGACGCTCGCACGCGCGAGCGCATCGCGGTGGCCATCGCCGAGTTCAATGGCTGCGGCTATTGCCTTTCGGCGCACGCCTATATCGGTAAGACGCTCGTCAAGCTCGACGATACGGAAATCGGCGCCAATCGCGACGGCCGCTCCGCCGATCCCAAGGCGGAGGCCGCGCTACGCTTCGCGCTCGAGGTTGCCCGCAAGCGCGGCCACGCTTCCGACGCCGATCTCGCGGCTGTTCGCGCGGCCGGATTCGGCGAAGGCGAGATCATCGAAATCATCTTCCATGTCGGGCTCAACACGCTGACGAATTACATCAACGAAGTCGCCGATACGCTCGTTGATTTCCCCGTGCTCGAGACGCGCCGCGTGGCGTAA
- a CDS encoding nuclear transport factor 2 family protein: protein MSRPPLPPFTLETATQKVRLAEDGWNSRDPQKVALAYTPESRWRNRAEFIVGRDQIEAFLGRKWSRELDYRLIKELWAFRENRIAVRFAYEWRDDSGAWFRSYGNENWEFDAHGLMRLRIASINDLAIAEADRKFHWPLGRRPDEHPGLTDLGL from the coding sequence ATGTCGAGACCGCCGCTTCCCCCCTTCACGCTCGAAACCGCGACGCAAAAGGTGCGCCTCGCGGAGGACGGCTGGAACAGCCGTGATCCGCAGAAGGTCGCGCTGGCCTATACGCCGGAGAGCCGATGGCGCAATCGCGCCGAATTCATCGTTGGCCGTGACCAGATCGAAGCCTTTCTCGGGCGCAAATGGTCACGAGAACTGGACTATCGCCTCATCAAGGAGCTGTGGGCCTTCCGCGAGAACCGCATCGCCGTGCGTTTCGCCTATGAATGGCGCGACGACAGCGGCGCTTGGTTCCGTTCCTATGGCAATGAGAATTGGGAGTTCGACGCGCACGGGCTCATGCGCTTGCGCATCGCCTCCATCAACGATCTTGCGATCGCCGAGGCCGATCGCAAGTTCCATTGGCCGCTCGGCCGGCGCCCGGACGAGCATCCGGGTCTGACCGACCTCGGCCTTTGA
- a CDS encoding pyridoxamine 5'-phosphate oxidase family protein, whose protein sequence is MTYSSDIAFTPTIKSIQTREGSRRAYARMEEEHSWRTSLTPDIVAFIAQQTSVFLATANREMQPYIQHRGGPAGFLKTLDETTIGFADFSGNRQYVTIGNLADNPKAYLFLIDYSRRRRVKIWGTARVVEDDAELIARLAPADYAARVERAILFSVLALDVNCPSHIPQRFEASDVAAALADRDARIAALEAQVQELRANAGHGVVIAI, encoded by the coding sequence ATGACCTATTCCAGCGACATCGCATTCACGCCCACTATCAAATCTATCCAGACGCGTGAGGGCTCGCGTCGCGCTTATGCGCGCATGGAGGAGGAACATTCGTGGCGAACGAGCCTGACGCCGGATATAGTGGCGTTCATCGCGCAGCAGACGAGCGTCTTTCTCGCGACGGCGAATAGGGAGATGCAGCCCTATATACAGCACCGCGGCGGCCCCGCCGGATTTCTGAAGACGCTCGACGAGACGACCATCGGCTTCGCTGATTTCTCGGGAAATCGTCAATATGTGACGATCGGCAATCTCGCCGACAATCCGAAAGCCTATCTGTTCCTCATCGACTATTCGCGCCGTCGTCGCGTGAAGATCTGGGGAACGGCGCGTGTCGTGGAGGACGACGCCGAGCTGATCGCGCGGCTCGCGCCGGCGGATTATGCCGCGCGTGTCGAACGCGCGATCCTTTTTTCCGTCCTCGCCTTGGACGTGAACTGTCCCAGCCATATTCCGCAACGCTTCGAGGCGTCCGATGTCGCCGCTGCGCTCGCTGACCGAGACGCGCGCATTGCCGCGCTCGAGGCGCAAGTGCAGGAGCTGCGCGCGAACGCGGGCCACGGCGTCGTCATAGCGATTTGA
- a CDS encoding SDR family oxidoreductase, translated as MPNKERIAIVTGASRGIGRATAIRLARDFAAVALVARDSVSLASAADAVNAAGARSLTLTRELRNADTARQVIEATRDRFGRIDALINIAGAVPQTDLFAMSDEEWADGFSLKFHAARRLTLAAWETLARTGGSVIFMSGTSALTPKASLAAVGTINAAISALAKAFAERGVGDGVQVNAVLPGPVMTDRRRAMLARYGEAKGLSLDAAIDAFAAETRIARYGTPEDIAELIAFAVSPVARWMTGVTLRMDGGEIKSL; from the coding sequence ATGCCGAACAAGGAACGTATCGCGATCGTGACAGGAGCGAGCCGCGGGATCGGCCGCGCAACCGCCATCCGCCTCGCCAGAGATTTCGCCGCTGTCGCTCTCGTCGCACGCGACTCTGTCTCCCTCGCGAGCGCGGCCGACGCGGTGAACGCAGCCGGCGCCAGAAGCCTCACGCTCACGCGTGAACTGCGCAACGCAGATACGGCGCGGCAGGTGATCGAGGCGACGCGTGATCGCTTCGGACGAATAGACGCGCTCATCAATATCGCAGGCGCAGTTCCGCAAACAGATTTGTTCGCCATGAGCGATGAGGAATGGGCCGACGGCTTCTCGCTGAAGTTCCACGCCGCGCGTCGTCTGACGCTCGCCGCATGGGAAACGCTCGCGCGAACCGGCGGCTCGGTGATTTTCATGTCGGGGACCTCGGCGTTGACGCCGAAGGCGTCGCTCGCCGCAGTCGGAACGATCAACGCCGCCATTTCGGCGCTCGCGAAAGCCTTCGCCGAGCGCGGCGTCGGGGATGGCGTGCAGGTGAACGCCGTGTTGCCCGGTCCGGTGATGACCGACCGCCGTCGCGCCATGCTCGCGCGCTACGGCGAGGCGAAAGGCCTATCGCTCGACGCTGCGATCGACGCCTTCGCTGCGGAGACCAGGATCGCGCGCTACGGAACGCCAGAGGACATCGCCGAGCTGATCGCCTTCGCCGTGTCGCCGGTTGCGCGTTGGATGACGGGCGTGACGCTGCGGATGGATGGCGGCGAGATCAAATCGCTATGA
- a CDS encoding alpha/beta fold hydrolase, translating into MGRSIFFREAGDPKAPAIVLLHGFPTSSRMYRELIPALADKFHVVAPDYVGFGYSDAPAADQFPYTFETLTAHVTGLIDQLGLRSYVLYMQDYGGPVGFRIQAARPHQVAGLVVQNANAYIEGVGEAPRQVFLPLWEKRDEKSEAGARSLLQPDMTKFQYVYGARNPEAIDPDNWTVDQALLDRPGVAAYQIDLLENYKTNVASYDAWHASFRTHRPKTLIVWGKNDPIFIPAGAEAFKKDLPDAKLVWLDGGHFALEENVPLVASEIKAMFAGK; encoded by the coding sequence ATGGGACGCTCGATCTTCTTTCGCGAGGCCGGCGATCCGAAAGCGCCGGCGATCGTCCTGCTTCACGGCTTTCCGACCTCGTCGCGCATGTATCGCGAGCTGATCCCGGCGCTCGCCGACAAGTTTCACGTCGTCGCGCCGGATTATGTCGGCTTCGGCTATTCGGACGCGCCCGCGGCGGATCAGTTCCCCTACACGTTCGAAACGCTTACCGCGCATGTGACCGGGCTGATCGATCAGCTCGGCCTGCGCTCCTATGTGCTCTACATGCAAGACTACGGCGGCCCGGTGGGATTCCGCATACAGGCCGCGCGTCCTCATCAGGTGGCCGGATTGGTGGTGCAGAACGCCAACGCCTATATCGAAGGGGTGGGCGAGGCGCCGCGACAGGTCTTTCTGCCTCTGTGGGAAAAGCGCGACGAGAAGAGCGAAGCCGGCGCGCGAAGCTTGCTGCAGCCGGATATGACCAAATTCCAATATGTGTATGGCGCGAGAAATCCCGAGGCGATCGATCCCGACAATTGGACGGTCGATCAAGCCTTGCTCGACCGGCCCGGCGTCGCCGCCTATCAGATCGATCTGCTCGAGAACTACAAGACCAATGTCGCCTCCTATGACGCCTGGCACGCGTCCTTCCGCACGCATCGCCCGAAAACCTTGATCGTTTGGGGCAAGAACGATCCGATCTTCATTCCGGCCGGCGCCGAGGCGTTCAAAAAAGACTTGCCGGACGCCAAGCTCGTCTGGCTCGACGGCGGACATTTCGCGCTGGAAGAGAATGTCCCGCTCGTCGCCTCCGAGATCAAAGCGATGTTCGCCGGAAAATAG
- a CDS encoding CGNR zinc finger domain-containing protein, with translation MVEASEWRDGMPFFGGALWIDFLNTTPMMNGETIDFLANADGLAKWARAAAIDCSHKPSIAELKAAWETREALRKLFDNISAGEAISARRLEPVDRLLGSVEIHERLVLRDGRVALTEETRIEKDVVAAVVARDFAKFVCEAEPDRLKRCANPDCSMVFYDRGRNNIRRWCTMAICGNRDKVAHYRARKARAK, from the coding sequence ATGGTCGAGGCGAGCGAGTGGCGAGACGGCATGCCCTTCTTCGGAGGGGCGTTATGGATCGATTTTCTCAACACCACGCCGATGATGAATGGAGAGACGATCGACTTTCTCGCTAACGCCGACGGGCTGGCGAAATGGGCGCGCGCCGCTGCGATCGATTGCTCGCACAAGCCCTCGATAGCGGAGCTGAAGGCGGCATGGGAGACGCGCGAGGCGCTTCGGAAGCTCTTCGACAACATCTCGGCAGGAGAAGCGATCTCCGCGCGGCGCCTCGAGCCGGTCGATCGACTGCTCGGCTCGGTCGAGATCCACGAGCGATTGGTCCTGCGCGACGGCCGCGTCGCGCTGACGGAAGAGACGCGCATCGAGAAGGATGTGGTCGCGGCTGTCGTCGCGCGTGATTTTGCGAAATTCGTCTGCGAGGCGGAGCCGGATCGATTGAAGCGCTGCGCAAATCCCGACTGCTCGATGGTGTTCTACGATCGCGGGCGCAACAATATCCGCCGCTGGTGCACGATGGCGATCTGCGGCAATCGCGACAAAGTCGCACATTATCGCGCACGCAAAGCGCGAGCGAAATGA